From a region of the Emcibacter sp. SYSU 3D8 genome:
- the tmk gene encoding dTMP kinase translates to MPRRGIFVTFEGGEGAGKSTQLGLLAARLRLHGIGVVETREPNGPIRNLLVQGDRAWTPMAETLLHFAARAEHLADTIVPSLDEGAWVLCDRFADSTMAYQGYAQQLGRPAVEKLYRLVAGRLKPDLTLVLDMPVALGLDRTARRQGNETRYEQMGRKFHDAVHEAFLDIAAREPERCVLIDANRPVETVHEAIWASVENRFKVG, encoded by the coding sequence ATGCCTCGGCGCGGCATCTTCGTCACGTTCGAGGGCGGCGAGGGCGCCGGGAAGTCGACCCAGCTGGGACTGCTCGCGGCGCGGCTGAGGCTACACGGCATCGGCGTGGTCGAGACCCGGGAACCTAACGGCCCGATCCGCAACCTGCTGGTGCAGGGGGATCGGGCCTGGACGCCCATGGCCGAGACATTGCTGCATTTCGCCGCCCGCGCCGAACACCTCGCCGATACCATCGTGCCGTCGCTGGACGAAGGCGCCTGGGTGCTGTGCGACCGTTTCGCCGATTCCACCATGGCCTATCAGGGCTATGCGCAGCAGCTGGGCCGGCCGGCTGTCGAAAAGCTCTACCGCCTTGTTGCCGGCCGGCTGAAGCCGGACCTGACCCTGGTGCTGGATATGCCGGTTGCCCTGGGCCTCGACCGCACGGCGCGCCGTCAGGGCAACGAAACCCGCTACGAGCAGATGGGCCGCAAATTTCACGATGCCGTTCACGAGGCATTTCTTGATATCGCCGCGAGAGAGCCCGAGCGCTGCGTGCTGATCGACGCCAATCGGCCGGTTGAAACCGTTCACGAAGCCATCTGGGCCTCGGTCGAAAACCGCTTCAAGGTAGGCTGA
- a CDS encoding Tad domain-containing protein, with translation MKLYRAYVRCRKASVATVFALVLPVLLGFTALVAEYGSVLVTEAHNQRVSDLASYAGAVAYNSVSSGKEAAATAAAQRITAMNGVPSDKVTVTFPTSVKTPGAVSVQAQVTTEYPLLIARVLNASTKVPVTTDAFTEISGGAASCILALDAGGTGVTMTGAGAINASTCAVNSNNKVAAPCGTSITAAAVSWNTSYSYCTSTPNVTASTIVQSVTTDPFIGNAGVAAMYARVATVDGMSLPSPPNSGLSGSALTLAYAGAPWPESTYTATVGGGCTATSPNYSGNWTITCPSGGGTYTFGNFNMSSKTLDFAVGGDPNNTYNFVGTASFSGIVNMGPGKYNFEKGLTGTGGSTVVFDSGTFKMGRNTSNCNGSGQYSICATGTTMTFRGPSTFELGSGISVPGGYTLRLGYDAANANLTGNSYSLGASSTGHAINVGGGGKLYMADATDSGKVFQANGNFNGGGGGSCTLLPAAGHHDIDGYMLMTGAVVLGSGVYTIDGYMALGASGGGGGTCNGETISVKGVDVNIMISGSSTPGSGNCSGKAFCVGAGYSDIILRAPTTGALANLAIIGPQNSSYTGGGLFSEGAMGGQVSGAFYFPYGPMTMTGGAGVADAGACLQVVATNVSITAGTTLASSCVGGSGTVTAKLVR, from the coding sequence ATGAAATTGTATCGAGCTTATGTGCGATGCCGCAAGGCGAGTGTCGCAACCGTATTCGCGCTGGTTTTGCCGGTGCTGCTGGGTTTCACGGCGCTGGTCGCCGAATATGGCAGTGTGCTGGTCACCGAGGCCCACAACCAGCGGGTCAGCGATCTCGCGTCCTATGCGGGCGCTGTCGCCTATAATTCCGTGTCATCGGGCAAGGAAGCCGCCGCGACCGCCGCTGCCCAGCGCATCACCGCGATGAATGGGGTGCCGAGCGACAAGGTAACCGTGACCTTCCCCACTTCGGTGAAGACGCCGGGCGCCGTGTCGGTACAGGCGCAGGTCACCACGGAGTACCCGTTGCTGATCGCCCGCGTGCTTAACGCCTCCACCAAGGTGCCGGTGACGACCGACGCCTTTACCGAGATCAGCGGCGGGGCCGCGAGTTGCATCCTGGCGCTGGACGCTGGCGGCACTGGCGTGACGATGACGGGTGCGGGCGCCATCAACGCGTCCACCTGCGCGGTCAATTCCAACAACAAGGTTGCCGCGCCGTGCGGCACCAGCATCACCGCCGCGGCCGTGAGCTGGAATACGAGTTATTCCTATTGTACGTCGACACCCAATGTCACGGCGTCCACCATTGTGCAATCGGTCACCACGGATCCGTTCATCGGCAATGCCGGCGTCGCGGCCATGTATGCGCGTGTCGCCACCGTGGACGGCATGTCCCTCCCCAGCCCGCCGAACAGCGGCCTCAGTGGCAGCGCGCTTACGCTGGCCTATGCAGGGGCGCCATGGCCTGAATCCACCTACACCGCCACGGTGGGCGGCGGCTGCACCGCGACATCGCCAAATTACAGCGGCAACTGGACCATCACCTGCCCGAGCGGCGGCGGGACCTATACTTTCGGCAATTTCAACATGTCGTCGAAGACGCTGGACTTCGCGGTCGGTGGCGACCCGAACAACACCTACAATTTCGTCGGCACAGCGAGCTTCTCCGGCATAGTCAACATGGGACCCGGCAAGTATAATTTCGAGAAGGGACTGACCGGGACCGGCGGCAGCACCGTGGTCTTCGACAGCGGCACGTTCAAGATGGGCCGCAACACCAGCAACTGCAACGGCTCCGGGCAGTACAGCATCTGTGCCACCGGCACGACCATGACGTTTCGCGGGCCCAGTACCTTTGAGCTTGGCTCCGGCATCAGTGTTCCGGGCGGTTATACGTTGAGGCTCGGCTACGACGCCGCGAACGCCAATCTGACGGGCAACAGCTATTCGCTGGGCGCAAGCAGCACCGGCCACGCCATCAATGTCGGCGGCGGCGGGAAGTTGTACATGGCCGACGCCACCGATTCCGGCAAGGTCTTCCAGGCCAACGGCAACTTCAATGGCGGCGGCGGCGGCAGCTGCACGCTGCTTCCGGCGGCGGGCCATCATGATATCGACGGCTACATGCTGATGACGGGAGCTGTCGTTCTCGGCAGCGGTGTTTATACCATCGACGGCTACATGGCACTTGGTGCATCGGGCGGCGGCGGCGGTACCTGTAACGGCGAAACCATCAGCGTCAAGGGTGTCGACGTCAACATCATGATCTCGGGATCGTCGACCCCGGGCAGTGGCAATTGTTCGGGCAAGGCGTTCTGCGTCGGCGCCGGTTACAGCGATATCATCCTGAGGGCGCCGACCACCGGGGCGTTGGCGAATCTCGCAATTATCGGCCCGCAGAACTCGAGTTATACAGGCGGCGGACTGTTTTCCGAGGGGGCGATGGGTGGCCAGGTCAGCGGCGCCTTCTATTTCCCTTACGGGCCGATGACCATGACCGGCGGCGCGGGCGTCGCTGACGCGGGCGCCTGCCTGCAGGTGGTCGCGACCAATGTGTCGATCACGGCGGGGACGACGCTGGCGTCCAGCTGCGTCGGCGGCTCGGGTACCGTGACCGCCAAGCTGGTCCGATAA
- a CDS encoding DNA polymerase III subunit delta', with protein sequence MAQAALKPEANERHPRLTADLIGHGAAEDLLLGAYNSGRVPHAWLITGPRGVGKATLAYRFARFLLENGQPDDAGGLFGAPVPANLAVSPESHTGRLLAQGGHPGLTVVTRAWDDKAKRLRGEIVVDDVRKLHGFFGMTADASWRIAIIDSADEMNRQSANALLKMLEEPPKRAVLILLAHAPGRLLPTIRSRCQTLPLRPLTADQVAAVLEGQGVLLPPADRDLIIALSAGSAGRAMALAQSGGAELYRKAAALLADLPRMNPSALHALGDAVAGRQAIDDFRLLGELLDGILKRLITYAATRGAENGFVPGEAEIFAGVAGRAGLDQWLEVWENTGHLFARGEAVNLDPKQVTLTIFSRLQAITA encoded by the coding sequence ATGGCTCAGGCGGCGCTGAAACCCGAGGCGAACGAGCGCCATCCCCGGTTGACAGCTGACCTGATCGGCCACGGCGCCGCCGAGGACCTGCTGCTTGGCGCCTATAACAGCGGACGGGTGCCGCATGCCTGGCTGATTACCGGTCCGCGCGGCGTTGGCAAGGCCACGCTGGCCTACCGGTTCGCGAGATTCCTCCTGGAGAACGGCCAGCCGGACGACGCAGGCGGATTGTTCGGCGCGCCCGTACCGGCGAATCTGGCGGTATCCCCGGAATCACACACCGGACGCCTGCTGGCGCAAGGCGGCCATCCGGGCCTGACCGTGGTCACCCGCGCCTGGGACGACAAGGCCAAGCGCCTGCGCGGCGAGATCGTGGTCGACGACGTGCGCAAGCTGCATGGCTTTTTCGGCATGACGGCGGACGCATCCTGGCGCATCGCCATCATCGACAGCGCCGACGAAATGAACCGGCAATCGGCCAATGCGCTGCTGAAGATGCTGGAAGAACCGCCCAAGCGCGCAGTGCTCATCCTGCTCGCCCATGCGCCGGGACGGCTGCTGCCCACCATCCGCTCGCGCTGCCAGACACTGCCGCTCAGGCCGCTGACGGCGGACCAGGTGGCCGCGGTGCTGGAGGGGCAGGGCGTGCTGCTGCCGCCCGCCGACCGGGACCTGATCATCGCACTCTCGGCCGGCAGCGCGGGACGAGCCATGGCGCTGGCCCAGTCAGGCGGCGCCGAACTCTACAGGAAGGCCGCCGCCCTCCTGGCCGATTTGCCGCGGATGAATCCGTCGGCGCTGCACGCGCTGGGCGATGCCGTCGCGGGCCGCCAGGCCATTGACGACTTCCGCCTGCTCGGCGAATTGCTCGACGGCATACTGAAGCGGCTGATCACCTATGCGGCCACCCGGGGCGCCGAAAACGGATTCGTGCCCGGCGAGGCCGAGATCTTCGCCGGCGTCGCCGGACGAGCCGGCCTTGATCAATGGCTTGAGGTATGGGAGAACACCGGCCACCTGTTCGCTCGGGGCGAGGCGGTCAATCTCGATCCGAAGCAGGTGACGCTCACAATATTCAGCAGGCTCCAGGCCATCACGGCATGA
- a CDS encoding TIM barrel protein — protein MSRLLSLATGNLPEFTPVEVVDAAAEAGWTACGIWFDPETWTAQTTRDTRNAFERTGLKPFDIEVVWIRPGDADPNHERLLAAGGEIGVANALVVSSDPDMDATKRRFEDLCRIADKYGINACFEFLPITEVKSLPAGLDIVQSVGHPRGKLLVDALHLARSGGHPDMLKGLPADLFAYAQICDAPANLPDMEFNTILYEAVDGRLMPGEGALPVRQLVANLPKDLPLAPEQRSRPLRERYPNAADRAKAILEATITFLG, from the coding sequence ATGAGCCGTCTGCTGTCGCTTGCCACCGGCAATCTGCCTGAATTCACGCCCGTCGAGGTCGTCGACGCCGCCGCCGAGGCGGGCTGGACGGCCTGCGGCATCTGGTTCGATCCGGAGACATGGACCGCCCAGACCACGCGCGACACCCGCAACGCGTTCGAGCGGACCGGCCTCAAGCCGTTCGACATCGAGGTGGTATGGATCCGCCCCGGCGACGCGGACCCGAACCACGAGCGGCTGCTGGCCGCGGGCGGCGAGATCGGCGTCGCCAACGCGCTGGTCGTCAGCTCGGACCCGGACATGGACGCCACCAAGCGGCGCTTCGAGGACCTGTGCAGGATCGCCGACAAATACGGCATCAACGCGTGTTTCGAGTTTCTGCCGATTACCGAGGTGAAGAGTCTGCCGGCCGGCCTCGACATCGTGCAATCGGTCGGCCATCCGCGCGGCAAGCTGCTGGTCGATGCGCTGCACCTGGCGCGCTCCGGCGGCCATCCGGACATGCTGAAGGGACTGCCGGCGGACCTGTTCGCCTATGCCCAGATCTGCGATGCACCGGCGAATTTGCCGGACATGGAGTTCAACACCATCCTGTACGAGGCCGTCGACGGACGATTGATGCCGGGCGAGGGTGCGTTGCCGGTAAGGCAGCTGGTCGCCAACCTGCCGAAAGACCTGCCGCTGGCGCCCGAACAGCGCTCCAGGCCGTTGCGCGAGCGGTATCCGAACGCGGCAGACCGCGCAAAGGCGATCCTCGAGGCGACGATCACGTTCCTGGGATAG
- a CDS encoding D-alanyl-D-alanine carboxypeptidase family protein, translated as MPRLHRLPLLLAVIIGLPLAAYAAPPPYEIQAKQAIMVDYTTGTVLMEKNPDERMTPSSMTKMMTDYVIFDALKKNAMQLDEELTVSERAWKMGGSTMFLKVGDRVKVEELLKGTIIVSGNDACVALAEGLGGSVEGFANMMNQMAAQLGMKNSQFVNPHGLSDPEHYSTARDLAILAGHIIRDFPEYYPYYAQRKFAYGENLQTGDPISQQNRNPTLGVVDGVDGLKTGYTEDGGYGVTVSGKRGNTRLILVVNGMPSTRVRAEESRGLMEWGFRNFDTYTLLKAGSVIEEAPVWLGTKAKVGLTVAEDVTLTLSREAKMGAKARIKYVAPVKAGTAKGTQVGTVTVSLPGMDDIQVPLIVAEDIEKVGATGKIGSAIDYLLSGSSGEK; from the coding sequence ATGCCGCGACTTCACCGTTTGCCGCTTCTACTGGCTGTCATCATCGGCCTGCCGCTGGCCGCGTATGCCGCGCCGCCGCCCTACGAGATCCAGGCGAAGCAGGCGATCATGGTCGACTACACCACCGGCACCGTGCTGATGGAAAAGAACCCGGACGAGCGCATGACGCCGTCGTCGATGACCAAGATGATGACCGACTACGTCATCTTCGACGCGCTGAAAAAGAACGCCATGCAGCTGGACGAGGAACTGACCGTCAGCGAACGCGCCTGGAAAATGGGCGGATCGACCATGTTCCTGAAGGTCGGCGACCGGGTGAAGGTCGAGGAATTGTTGAAAGGCACCATCATCGTGTCCGGCAACGACGCCTGCGTGGCGCTGGCCGAGGGCCTGGGCGGTTCGGTGGAAGGCTTTGCCAACATGATGAACCAGATGGCGGCCCAGCTCGGCATGAAGAACTCGCAATTCGTGAATCCGCACGGCCTGTCCGACCCCGAGCACTATTCCACGGCGCGCGACCTGGCGATTCTCGCAGGCCATATCATCCGTGATTTTCCGGAATATTATCCGTACTACGCCCAGCGCAAATTCGCCTATGGCGAGAACCTGCAGACCGGCGACCCGATCAGCCAGCAGAACCGCAATCCTACCCTGGGCGTGGTCGATGGCGTTGACGGCCTGAAGACCGGGTACACTGAAGACGGCGGCTATGGCGTGACCGTTTCAGGCAAGCGCGGCAACACCCGGTTGATCCTGGTGGTCAACGGCATGCCCAGCACCAGGGTTCGCGCCGAGGAATCGCGCGGCCTGATGGAATGGGGCTTTCGCAACTTCGACACCTACACCCTGCTCAAGGCCGGGAGCGTGATCGAGGAAGCGCCGGTTTGGCTGGGCACCAAGGCCAAGGTCGGCCTGACCGTTGCCGAGGACGTCACCCTGACCCTGAGCCGCGAGGCCAAGATGGGCGCCAAGGCCAGGATCAAATATGTCGCCCCGGTGAAGGCCGGCACTGCCAAGGGGACGCAGGTCGGCACCGTTACCGTGAGCCTGCCGGGCATGGACGATATCCAGGTGCCGCTGATTGTCGCCGAAGACATCGAGAAGGTGGGAGCCACCGGCAAGATCGGCTCGGCGATCGATTATCTGCTGTCGGGCTCGTCGGGCGAGAAGTGA
- a CDS encoding MBL fold metallo-hydrolase, which translates to MRITVLGCGTSGGVPRIGNHWGACDPENPRNRRRRVSIAVEQGATRLIVDTSPDLREQCLDNNIKRLDGVLYTHDHADHTHGIDDLRGLAWTMGGKVPVYGNQDTLDTLRQRFDYVFVSKHGYPAICEQRPIDGPFQVGEIAVTPFDQAHGDITSIGYRFGQAAYSTDLNGLDDAAFEALSGIDLWIVDALRYEPHPTHAHLDLTLSWIERVKPKRAVLTHMTWDMDYDTLRRQLPDGVEPAYDGMVLELDGPEAVTG; encoded by the coding sequence GTGAGGATCACGGTTCTGGGCTGCGGCACGTCTGGCGGCGTGCCGCGCATCGGCAATCACTGGGGCGCCTGCGATCCGGAAAATCCGCGAAACCGTCGGCGGCGCGTGTCGATTGCGGTGGAGCAGGGCGCCACACGCCTGATCGTCGACACCTCGCCCGACCTGCGCGAGCAGTGCCTCGACAACAATATCAAGCGGTTGGACGGCGTGCTTTACACCCATGACCACGCCGATCACACCCATGGCATCGACGATCTGCGCGGTCTGGCCTGGACCATGGGCGGCAAGGTGCCAGTCTATGGCAACCAGGATACACTCGATACGCTCAGGCAGCGCTTCGATTACGTGTTCGTGTCGAAGCACGGCTATCCGGCCATCTGCGAGCAGCGACCGATCGACGGACCGTTCCAGGTGGGCGAGATTGCCGTGACACCCTTCGATCAGGCTCATGGCGACATCACGTCCATCGGGTATCGGTTTGGACAGGCAGCATATTCCACCGACCTGAACGGCCTCGATGACGCCGCGTTCGAAGCGTTGTCCGGCATCGACCTGTGGATCGTCGATGCGCTGCGCTACGAGCCGCATCCGACCCATGCCCATCTCGACCTGACCTTGAGCTGGATCGAGCGCGTCAAGCCGAAGCGCGCGGTGCTGACCCACATGACCTGGGACATGGATTACGACACGCTCAGGCGGCAACTTCCGGACGGCGTCGAGCCGGCCTATGACGGTATGGTGCTCGAACTCGACGGGCCGGAAGCGGTGACCGGCTGA
- a CDS encoding TadE/TadG family type IV pilus assembly protein, producing the protein MRGLRRFFGDDTGASAVEFALVVVPLLLFIFGTVEFSRLMWTRQSMQSLAIEAARCMGILQPQCISGTTYNAANTRNYVISRAGKLGVPLTSSDIALNNSDSCKSVSGFSTVTITYTFSSVAPRLVTALTGSTNLSASACFPNNV; encoded by the coding sequence ATGCGCGGTCTCAGACGCTTTTTCGGCGACGATACCGGCGCATCGGCGGTCGAGTTCGCCCTCGTCGTGGTCCCATTGCTGCTGTTCATCTTCGGCACGGTCGAATTTTCCCGCCTGATGTGGACCCGCCAGTCCATGCAATCGCTGGCGATCGAAGCCGCGCGGTGCATGGGCATCTTGCAGCCCCAGTGCATCAGCGGCACCACCTACAACGCGGCCAACACCAGGAATTACGTCATCTCGCGGGCTGGCAAACTGGGCGTGCCCCTGACCTCGTCCGACATCGCCCTGAACAACAGCGATTCCTGCAAGAGCGTCAGTGGTTTCTCGACGGTGACCATCACTTACACATTCAGTTCGGTCGCGCCCAGGCTGGTCACCGCCCTCACCGGCAGCACCAATCTAAGCGCCAGCGCCTGCTTCCCGAACAACGTATGA
- a CDS encoding septal ring lytic transglycosylase RlpA family protein, with translation MSFRGFLAIVACVALTACAAPKPRGPVATAPVPSKPAAPATAPPWGEAPAPSGKGGIYKVGNPYVINGVTYVPREDPTYSETGIASWYGPQFNGERTANGEIFDMHLVSAAHRTLPMPSLVRVTNLENGRSMVVRLNDRGPYARGRIIDMSKKAAELLGFQGAGTAMVRVEYVGRAPLENGAPVAVAVKQEAPKQLAAEPKGIYVQAGAFGNPDNANRLKGRLQAIGPTRVHTALVNGANFYRVRIGPYANVEDADLALAQVIGLGEVNALIVVDR, from the coding sequence ATGAGCTTTCGGGGGTTTCTGGCGATCGTCGCCTGCGTCGCGCTGACCGCCTGCGCCGCGCCGAAGCCGCGCGGTCCGGTCGCCACTGCGCCGGTTCCGTCGAAACCCGCCGCACCGGCCACCGCGCCGCCGTGGGGAGAAGCGCCCGCGCCAAGCGGCAAGGGCGGCATCTACAAGGTGGGAAATCCCTATGTGATCAACGGCGTGACCTATGTGCCCCGGGAAGATCCGACCTATTCCGAGACCGGTATCGCCTCGTGGTACGGTCCCCAGTTCAACGGGGAGCGCACCGCCAATGGCGAGATATTCGACATGCACCTGGTCAGCGCCGCGCACCGCACGCTGCCCATGCCCTCGCTGGTGCGGGTGACCAATCTGGAAAACGGCAGGTCGATGGTCGTTCGGCTGAACGACCGCGGTCCCTATGCCCGCGGCCGCATCATCGACATGTCCAAAAAGGCTGCCGAGCTGCTGGGCTTCCAAGGCGCCGGCACGGCCATGGTCCGCGTGGAGTATGTCGGCCGGGCGCCGCTGGAAAACGGCGCGCCGGTCGCCGTGGCGGTCAAGCAGGAAGCACCGAAGCAACTCGCGGCCGAACCGAAGGGCATCTATGTCCAGGCGGGCGCATTCGGCAATCCGGACAACGCGAACCGGCTGAAAGGCAGACTGCAGGCCATCGGCCCGACCCGCGTGCACACGGCACTGGTCAACGGCGCCAATTTCTACCGCGTCCGGATCGGGCCCTATGCCAATGTCGAGGATGCGGATCTAGCGCTGGCGCAGGTGATCGGGCTCGGCGAGGTCAACGCGCTCATCGTCGTCGACAGGTAG
- a CDS encoding TadE/TadG family type IV pilus assembly protein, which translates to MNRPVPPSCPASHRRGFWRDWRGVAAIEFAIILPILSLILVASIDFGLVLYVRFGLNETVSASANYVLVNAANVSASSGPTLASNLAAIMPTNVNAVVVVNNGPTVTRTNGVTSSSGTASNANSCYCPSVSGTVVTWGGAVACSASCGSGTLAGKFVSLNASVSHSPLFGSYGLVQNGMVSTFSMVQVQ; encoded by the coding sequence ATGAACCGTCCCGTGCCTCCTTCCTGTCCAGCCTCTCACCGGCGCGGCTTCTGGCGTGATTGGCGGGGCGTCGCGGCCATCGAGTTCGCGATCATCCTGCCGATCCTGTCGCTCATCCTGGTCGCGTCGATTGATTTCGGCCTGGTGCTCTATGTGCGCTTCGGACTCAACGAAACCGTTTCGGCCAGCGCCAATTATGTGCTGGTCAATGCCGCGAACGTCTCCGCCAGCTCGGGCCCGACCCTGGCGAGTAACCTTGCAGCCATCATGCCGACCAACGTCAACGCCGTTGTCGTGGTCAACAACGGCCCGACCGTCACCCGTACAAATGGCGTGACGTCTTCGTCGGGCACGGCCTCGAACGCCAATTCCTGTTATTGCCCCTCGGTCAGTGGCACTGTAGTGACATGGGGTGGCGCGGTTGCCTGCTCGGCGTCGTGCGGCAGCGGCACTCTTGCCGGGAAGTTTGTCTCGCTCAATGCAAGCGTGTCCCACTCGCCGCTGTTTGGCAGTTATGGTTTGGTCCAGAACGGCATGGTATCGACCTTCTCCATGGTCCAAGTGCAATAG
- a CDS encoding TatD family hydrolase: MLVDSHCHLDFPQLIADIDGVVARAEVAGVGMMLTISTALSRFDKVLAIAERYDNIYCTVGVHPHEAEAEPDTVARQLIERAKHPKVVGIGETGLDYFYEHSPRDIQQHVFREHIKAARDTGLPLIVHTRDADDDTARILAEEMGQGAFPGLIHCFSSSRELAEKSVKLGLYISISGIATFKKAEDLRDTIRALPIDRLLVETDSPYLAPIPFRGKDNEPSFVVHTANTVAGLKDLSPEQLAARTTENFLRLFTKVPRP, translated from the coding sequence ATGCTTGTCGATTCACATTGTCACCTGGATTTCCCGCAGCTGATCGCCGATATCGACGGCGTGGTGGCGCGGGCCGAGGTGGCCGGCGTCGGCATGATGCTGACCATCTCCACGGCGCTCAGCCGGTTCGACAAGGTGCTCGCCATCGCCGAGCGCTACGACAATATCTACTGCACCGTCGGCGTGCATCCCCATGAAGCGGAAGCCGAACCGGACACGGTGGCGCGCCAGCTGATCGAGCGGGCGAAGCATCCGAAGGTGGTCGGCATCGGCGAGACCGGCCTCGACTATTTCTACGAGCACAGCCCGCGCGACATCCAGCAGCACGTGTTCCGCGAGCACATCAAGGCGGCGCGCGACACCGGCCTGCCGCTGATCGTCCACACCCGCGACGCCGACGACGACACGGCCCGCATCCTGGCCGAGGAAATGGGGCAGGGCGCCTTTCCCGGTCTGATCCACTGCTTCAGCTCCAGCCGCGAACTCGCCGAGAAATCGGTGAAACTGGGTCTCTATATCTCCATTTCCGGCATCGCCACGTTCAAGAAGGCCGAGGATTTGCGCGATACCATCCGCGCGCTGCCGATCGACCGGCTGCTGGTCGAGACGGATTCGCCCTATCTCGCGCCGATCCCGTTCCGGGGCAAGGACAATGAGCCGTCCTTCGTCGTGCACACCGCCAACACGGTAGCCGGCCTGAAAGACCTGTCGCCAGAACAGCTTGCGGCAAGAACCACCGAGAATTTCCTGCGGCTTTTCACCAAGGTGCCGCGGCCGTGA
- the metG gene encoding methionine--tRNA ligase, with the protein MTKTFTITTAIDYVNGAPHLGHAYEKITTDILARFKRLDGYDVLFLTGTDEHGEKVEQSAGKAGKTPLEFAGENAGKFEAMCRLLNISNDDFVRTTQPRHHAAVLEMWDRMIARGDIYLDKYAGWYSISDEAFFPESELVKGEDGQFRTEEGKSVQWVEEPSYFFRLSAYEEKLLALYESQPDFILPDTRRNEIVSFVKGGLKDLSVSRTSFTWGIPIPGDDAAGEQKHIVYVWLDALTNYITGAGFPTDAEKFARYWPADVHVIGKDIIRFHTVYWPAFLMSAELPLPKRVFAHGFLNLEGVKMSKSLGNVITPEALVDEFGLDQIRYFLAREVPFGKDGSFSREGIIHRINGDLANGIGNLAQRTLSMIFKNCDGAMPQPGAFDSGDETLLAAVDATATAMRDAIEVQEIHNALSALWALVAEGDGYIARTEPWALKKTDPARMGTVLYAAAETLRNIAILSQPVIPAAAGKLLDMLGVAGDARSFSSLGRAGRLAAGTPIAQPQGLFPRFVEETAP; encoded by the coding sequence ATGACGAAGACGTTCACCATCACCACCGCGATCGACTACGTGAATGGCGCGCCGCATCTGGGCCATGCGTATGAGAAGATCACCACCGACATCCTCGCCAGGTTCAAGCGGCTGGACGGCTATGACGTGCTGTTCCTGACCGGCACCGACGAACACGGTGAAAAGGTCGAACAGTCGGCGGGCAAGGCGGGAAAGACGCCGCTCGAATTCGCCGGCGAGAACGCCGGCAAGTTCGAGGCCATGTGCCGGCTGCTGAACATCTCCAACGACGACTTCGTCCGCACCACCCAGCCGCGTCACCACGCGGCCGTGCTGGAGATGTGGGACCGGATGATCGCCCGGGGCGACATCTATCTGGACAAGTATGCGGGCTGGTATTCGATCAGCGACGAAGCATTCTTTCCCGAATCCGAGCTGGTGAAGGGCGAGGACGGCCAGTTCCGCACGGAAGAGGGCAAATCGGTGCAGTGGGTCGAGGAACCCAGCTACTTCTTCAGGCTGTCGGCCTACGAGGAAAAGTTGCTGGCGCTCTACGAGAGCCAGCCGGATTTCATCCTGCCCGACACACGCCGCAACGAGATCGTCAGCTTCGTGAAGGGCGGCCTGAAGGATCTGTCGGTGTCGCGCACCAGCTTCACCTGGGGCATTCCGATTCCCGGGGACGACGCGGCGGGCGAGCAGAAACACATCGTCTATGTCTGGCTGGACGCGCTGACCAACTACATCACCGGCGCCGGTTTCCCCACGGACGCGGAGAAGTTCGCGCGCTACTGGCCAGCCGACGTGCATGTGATCGGCAAGGACATTATCCGTTTCCATACAGTGTATTGGCCGGCTTTCCTGATGTCGGCCGAACTGCCGTTGCCAAAGCGCGTCTTCGCCCACGGCTTCCTGAACCTGGAAGGCGTGAAGATGTCCAAGTCGCTGGGCAACGTGATCACGCCCGAGGCGCTGGTGGACGAGTTCGGCCTCGACCAGATTCGCTATTTCCTCGCCCGCGAAGTACCGTTCGGCAAGGACGGCAGCTTTTCGCGCGAAGGCATCATCCACCGCATCAACGGCGACCTGGCGAACGGGATCGGCAATCTGGCCCAGCGCACGCTGAGCATGATCTTCAAGAATTGCGACGGCGCCATGCCGCAGCCCGGCGCCTTCGATTCTGGAGACGAGACGCTGCTGGCCGCTGTCGACGCCACCGCGACGGCCATGCGCGATGCCATTGAGGTCCAGGAAATCCACAATGCACTCAGCGCCTTGTGGGCGCTTGTTGCGGAAGGCGACGGGTACATCGCGCGAACCGAGCCGTGGGCGCTGAAGAAAACAGATCCGGCGCGCATGGGCACGGTGCTCTACGCGGCGGCCGAGACGCTGCGCAATATCGCCATCCTCAGCCAGCCGGTGATTCCGGCGGCGGCGGGCAAGCTTCTCGACATGCTCGGGGTTGCCGGCGACGCCCGCAGCTTTAGTTCACTGGGCAGAGCAGGGCGCCTCGCGGCCGGTACGCCTATCGCGCAGCCGCAGGGACTTTTCCCGCGTTTTGTCGAGGAAACGGCGCCCTAG